In Candidatus Nealsonbacteria bacterium DGGOD1a, one DNA window encodes the following:
- a CDS encoding alpha/beta hydrolase has product MRIKLIEFKNQDHEILRGILTVPDKKPEFGAIFLQGFERNATVEKKAKSMAIELAKNNVASLRFDASGCGLSEGDFSKITLKGRARELLKALEAFRKECGDLKINFVAHSLGMCPLALVFGAVESSTNKLVFIAPALNQKDLLRFYFVRDLMKKKNPNAKINWQNYRQYLDEGDFLIDCARRGKMTRENYIKPDYFLEAKDMDFSHSFDDFKDRVLHVHGQFDLSVPLESLNVEFPNRIIVPGGDHDLERPDFWEQWFPKAVEFLTK; this is encoded by the coding sequence ATGCGAATAAAGCTAATCGAGTTCAAAAATCAGGATCATGAAATCTTGCGGGGGATTTTGACGGTTCCCGACAAAAAGCCGGAATTCGGAGCGATTTTTCTGCAGGGATTTGAGCGCAACGCGACCGTGGAAAAGAAAGCCAAATCGATGGCGATCGAATTGGCGAAAAACAATGTCGCGTCATTGCGTTTTGACGCGTCCGGGTGCGGGTTGTCGGAGGGTGATTTTTCAAAAATTACATTAAAGGGCCGCGCGAGAGAATTATTGAAGGCGTTGGAAGCTTTTCGCAAAGAATGCGGCGATTTGAAAATAAATTTTGTGGCGCACAGTTTGGGGATGTGCCCGCTGGCGCTGGTTTTTGGCGCGGTCGAATCATCGACCAACAAGCTGGTTTTTATCGCGCCGGCATTAAACCAAAAAGATTTATTGCGGTTTTATTTTGTCCGCGATCTGATGAAAAAGAAGAATCCGAACGCAAAAATAAATTGGCAAAATTATCGGCAATATTTGGATGAAGGCGATTTTTTGATCGATTGCGCGCGCCGCGGAAAAATGACGCGGGAAAATTATATCAAACCGGATTATTTTTTGGAGGCCAAAGATATGGATTTTTCGCACAGCTTTGATGATTTTAAAGACCGGGTTTTGCATGTTCATGGCCAGTTTGATTTGTCGGTTCCGTTGGAAAGTTTGAATGTTGAATTTCCCAACCGGATAATCGTTCCCGGCGGCGACCACGATCTTGAGCGGCCGGATTTCTGGGAACAATGGTTTCCCAAGGCGGTGGAATTTTTAACCAAATGA
- a CDS encoding alanine--tRNA ligase: MNTSEIREKYLNYFKKQGHAIVPSCGLVPDNDPSTLFTSAGMQQMIPYLLGESHPLGSRLANAQKCLRTQDIDEAGDNRHMTFFEMLGNWSLDDYFKKEQLGWMFEFLTKEIGLDPRNIYATAFRGLPEAGIPKDGETANVWKELFAAAGINAKDVDFAEEKGMQDGRIFYYDEKKNWWSRSGTPQSMPEGELGGPDSEIFWDFGAERKLHENSPWKDLPCHPNCDCGRFLEIGNNVFMEYAKRSGAVVKMERHNVDFGGGLERIAAASNNDPDAFKIDLFFPAIAEIEKLSGKQYGADVKMTGAMRVITDHIRSASFLIADGVLPSNKAQGYFCRRLIRRAIVKGNQLGIEKNFLPEMASIYSNIYLNIYKLPQATIAAELEKEETKFKKTLNEGLKEFEKSAKEAGAVLNGKQLFDLYQSFGFPLELSLEIAKEKNIGVAAAAQDEFGAGLKRHQELSRTASAGMFKGGLADASEQTTKLHTAAHLLLAALRLVLGEHIVQRGSNITAERLRFDFSHPQKMAPEQIEQVEVLVNEKISQNIPVAKEEMSLEDARIAGAMGAFGLKYGERVTVYAIGDFSKEICGGPHAENTGNLGRFKIAKEESSSSGARRIKAILE, encoded by the coding sequence ATGAATACTTCGGAAATAAGAGAAAAATATCTTAACTACTTCAAAAAACAGGGGCACGCGATCGTGCCTTCTTGCGGTTTGGTGCCGGATAACGATCCGAGCACTTTGTTTACTTCGGCGGGAATGCAACAGATGATTCCTTATTTGCTGGGGGAAAGCCATCCGCTGGGATCGCGCCTGGCCAACGCGCAAAAATGCTTGCGCACGCAGGATATCGATGAAGCGGGGGACAACCGGCACATGACTTTTTTCGAGATGCTGGGCAACTGGTCGCTGGACGATTATTTCAAAAAAGAACAGCTGGGCTGGATGTTTGAATTTTTGACCAAGGAAATCGGGCTGGACCCGAGAAATATCTACGCGACCGCGTTTCGCGGTTTGCCGGAGGCGGGAATTCCAAAGGACGGGGAAACCGCCAATGTGTGGAAAGAATTGTTCGCGGCCGCGGGAATTAACGCCAAAGATGTTGATTTCGCCGAGGAAAAAGGAATGCAAGACGGCCGGATTTTTTATTATGACGAAAAAAAGAATTGGTGGTCCCGATCGGGCACGCCGCAATCTATGCCCGAAGGCGAGCTGGGCGGGCCGGATTCGGAGATTTTTTGGGATTTCGGCGCGGAGCGAAAACTCCACGAAAATTCGCCGTGGAAAGATTTGCCCTGCCATCCCAATTGCGACTGCGGCCGGTTTTTGGAGATTGGCAACAATGTATTTATGGAATACGCGAAGCGAAGCGGGGCGGTGGTGAAAATGGAACGGCACAATGTTGATTTTGGCGGGGGATTGGAGCGGATTGCCGCCGCGAGCAACAACGATCCCGACGCGTTCAAAATCGATTTGTTTTTTCCGGCGATCGCCGAAATTGAAAAATTATCAGGCAAGCAATATGGCGCCGATGTCAAAATGACCGGCGCGATGCGGGTGATTACCGACCACATTCGTTCGGCGTCGTTTTTGATCGCCGACGGGGTGTTGCCGTCCAACAAGGCGCAAGGCTATTTTTGCCGCCGGTTGATCCGCCGCGCGATTGTCAAGGGCAATCAATTGGGGATTGAAAAAAACTTTTTGCCGGAAATGGCAAGTATATATTCAAATATATATTTAAATATATACAAACTGCCGCAAGCAACCATTGCCGCCGAATTGGAAAAAGAAGAAACCAAATTTAAAAAAACGCTCAATGAGGGGTTGAAAGAATTTGAAAAATCGGCCAAGGAGGCCGGCGCGGTTTTAAACGGCAAACAGCTTTTTGATCTTTATCAAAGTTTTGGATTTCCGCTGGAATTGAGCTTGGAAATTGCCAAAGAAAAAAACATTGGCGTTGCCGCCGCCGCTCAAGATGAATTCGGGGCCGGCTTGAAACGGCATCAGGAATTATCGCGCACCGCTTCCGCGGGAATGTTCAAAGGAGGGCTGGCGGACGCGAGCGAGCAAACGACGAAACTGCACACTGCGGCGCATTTGCTTTTGGCGGCACTGCGTTTGGTTTTGGGAGAACACATTGTCCAGCGCGGCTCCAATATCACCGCCGAACGGTTGCGGTTTGATTTTTCCCATCCGCAAAAAATGGCGCCGGAACAAATAGAACAGGTTGAAGTGTTGGTTAACGAAAAAATCAGCCAGAATATTCCCGTCGCCAAAGAAGAAATGAGTTTGGAAGACGCCAGAATCGCGGGCGCGATGGGCGCGTTCGGTTTAAAATACGGCGAACGGGTGACGGTTTACGCCATCGGAGATTTTTCCAAGGAAATCTGCGGCGGACCGCACGCGGAAAATACCGGCAATCTCGGTCGTTTCAAAATCGCCAAAGAAGAATCGTCGTCGTCGGGGGCGCGGCGCATTAAAGCTATTTTGGAATGA
- a CDS encoding ATP-binding protein, producing MKFIDRERELKALEERWASDTAQLFIIYGKRRVGKTELIKQFIKDKQAVYFLASQSTEKEQLQSLGRAIGGQFGDPALARNGFAQWLDVFEYLKKNIRERFVLAIDEYPYLAEADKAVSSLFQKGWDEFLKESNIFLILSGSSIAMMESETLIYSAPLFGRRTGQLLLKPLAFRPSWQFFPDKSFNDFLEIYAITGGMPAYLAEFNPKSSIEANILDKIFLPTAYLFNEVDFILRQELREPKNYMAILKAAAFGKTKLGNIVNETGLDKNLTNKYLSVLERLQIVEREFSVTESSAAKSRKGLYKLCDNFVRFWFQYVYLYKSDLEIGRHDEPLRKIKENFFVLESIAYEDICLELAREIEDGLFYFERAGKWWDKNEEIDVVALNSETKEILFGEAKWSQKMIGTDIYENLKRKARLVDWNRDARKEYYALFSKSGFTKDMIARAKTENVRLIHRDKLIL from the coding sequence AATTAAAAGCGCTGGAAGAAAGATGGGCGAGTGATACCGCGCAACTTTTTATTATCTATGGCAAGCGGCGTGTGGGAAAGACCGAGTTGATCAAGCAATTTATCAAAGACAAACAGGCGGTTTATTTTTTGGCCAGCCAGAGCACGGAAAAAGAGCAATTGCAAAGCTTGGGCCGGGCGATCGGCGGTCAATTTGGCGATCCGGCATTGGCGCGCAACGGTTTTGCCCAATGGCTTGATGTGTTTGAATATCTTAAAAAAAACATTAGAGAAAGGTTTGTTTTGGCGATCGACGAATATCCCTATTTGGCCGAGGCCGACAAGGCGGTTTCTTCGCTGTTTCAAAAAGGATGGGATGAGTTTTTAAAAGAAAGCAATATCTTTCTTATCCTTTCGGGATCAAGTATCGCGATGATGGAATCGGAAACTTTGATTTACAGCGCGCCGCTTTTCGGCCGGCGCACCGGGCAGTTGTTGTTAAAACCGCTTGCGTTTCGGCCGAGTTGGCAATTTTTTCCCGATAAAAGTTTTAATGATTTTTTGGAAATATACGCGATAACCGGCGGAATGCCGGCTTATTTGGCGGAATTCAATCCCAAGAGTTCCATTGAGGCCAATATTTTGGATAAAATATTTTTACCGACAGCTTATCTTTTCAACGAGGTTGATTTTATCCTTCGGCAGGAATTGAGGGAGCCAAAGAATTACATGGCGATTTTAAAGGCGGCGGCGTTTGGAAAAACAAAGCTGGGCAACATCGTCAACGAAACCGGGCTTGATAAAAATTTAACGAACAAATATCTGTCGGTTTTGGAAAGACTGCAGATCGTGGAAAGAGAATTTTCGGTTACCGAATCTTCGGCGGCAAAATCGCGGAAAGGATTATATAAGCTTTGCGATAATTTCGTCCGTTTTTGGTTTCAATATGTTTATCTATATAAAAGCGATTTGGAAATCGGCCGCCACGATGAGCCGTTGAGAAAAATAAAAGAAAATTTTTTCGTGCTTGAATCAATCGCGTATGAAGACATTTGCCTTGAATTGGCGCGGGAGATTGAGGACGGTTTGTTCTATTTTGAGCGGGCGGGGAAGTGGTGGGATAAAAATGAGGAAATTGATGTTGTGGCGTTGAATTCGGAAACCAAGGAAATTTTATTTGGCGAAGCCAAATGGTCGCAAAAAATGATCGGCACCGATATTTATGAAAATCTGAAAAGAAAAGCGCGGCTGGTTGATTGGAATCGCGACGCCAGAAAAGAATACTACGCGCTGTTTTCCAAAAGCGGTTTCACCAAAGATATGATCGCGCGAGCAAAAACGGAAAATGTTAGGTTGATTCATCGCGACAAGTTAATTTTATAA